The following nucleotide sequence is from Amphiura filiformis unplaced genomic scaffold, Afil_fr2py scaffold_44, whole genome shotgun sequence.
TGAGGTCAAGTTAGGCACTGGAacgaaatagcaattttctttgtttttcctcatttgtttggcttgaaattaaattggtgaaaagtaacatttaaataggaatctattttttacGTAATCACACATTATGGATTTAAAAAATGACATTCCATGCTCCATACCAGGTATGAAACAACAAaacattgacatagatgatagaaattaccaGCACATCAGGCAAACCCATTATACAAATTATAGGAAGTATTTCCATCcctggaaaagaaaagaaaaagtttTTCCATCCCTAGTTTTAGAGTGAAATCACCCATCTTGGGGGCATATATACCCGAGTAGTTATGGTACatatatcaaaatcaattcagtttggtaaagtttcaaaataaactcattgtatgatcttttaaaatgagtttggcaatttggggtgttttttttttttcaaatctgattttttggcaatttgtaatgtttacacatgtcccaacttacaccttatTGGATTCatccaaattcattgtgttttgaaGACAACAAAGCAACGTTCCTGACAGCTGTTACTAGTAttttatatttggcaaagaataaccaaattaaaactggaccgaaatcgtatattaacacattccctcatttcactaGAAGTCACACTACTATTTATAATGAGAAATTTTCAGTGTCCAAATGATacacttgaaaacattttttttttttgtaatctaGACATAAATTGCCTATTTAGTTTGTCAAATTCAAAAATCTGAGAGTTTCCTTATAATTGGCCCCTTTCAGCCGTTTATAGCAAtttggctcggctaactccaatcagGCCAGAAAGGCTAGAAAAGGAGTCAATTATAAAAAAACTCTATATAATACCAAATGATCCAAAGATTAATATGATTGAGTGATGTTTGTtgggatttgaaaagttaaaattacACAGTGTGActtcagggttttttttaatctGGAGAGTATTCTGCATGGTTGATACCCGTTAAAACATCCTTCTTATGTCACTTTTTGAATTGCACCTACATGTTATTCCGGTTTATTTTTAAACAAGTGTGGTATCATATTGCAGAACTTTCAAAATACTCTAAATGTTCTTCTGGATTTTGTTGCTTTTAATTAACTTTACTCAACTTCCAATCAAATGGAAACTTTTTTATTGATGTATTTACATGCCTTTTGTCCAAAATACATTATAGTGCACCATTTTAACCTTACTGAATAGACTGTCCCACGGTCTCagttccatctctgggtaaataagtagagctaaaaccaccttctccttcactccaaatattataccaacacaccactaagccctaactaccagcaacaaagttatcatgctcctggagcactagtgtcgacgaaaactcaattaatctacatatcaacttgtttatttttttataatagttTTCCTAatccatgtatcgggtttattaaatgttatataatctacattaccagtcgttctccatggacccgagggagggtctaactaTGAAAAGCATTGCATGCATGGATACCACgtgatgcgatgatgcaatcagcgTATACGTCATATACATGGAAACGCTAGCCCGAAACCCCGTGGGTACAGGCTGGTGATCTAGTGCGAGGGGTcggtgacttctttgttcatcttctttccCTTTTCGTTTactctttcccttccgatagcaaaaagacATGGGTTAACAAGTTTTTTCTGCTGCAATTTTCTGTTCTCCGCTACCATTTCCTGATCGAAAGTTTTTCCTGAAGTTATCATCAGATAAAAACATTGTGGTAAGCACCATCTAATAAGTAGTCAATCAACTGTATTTACAATCACTTTATAGTTTCATTGTTTATCTTGACAACTGTTTGTAAAAAAGTCACCGCGAGTTGCACAGGACACGTTTGTAAAACTTGCGTATCTTGATCATGGTAGCCGCATACAGAAATGGATTAATGCAGGAGTTGAGATACATTACATAAGCCAGTTGGTCACGATGGTAGGCTTTATTACACTGGGTACAAAAAGGGGTGATGAAGGCATACAGTACAAATGGCAATGTGCAGATGTTGACAACCAATACAATAGCACCAAGTACTATGGCTGCCTTCTTGTAGCGCTTGTTGGGATCAGCGTCAGGCCTAGGTATAGCTGCTCCATGAGCCATTGGTCCTGTAGAGCTACCACTTGGTCCTGCAGCAGACCTACTTGAACTTGGATTTTGAGATGCCATACTGGTGTTGCTCATGGGGTGCACCATTGGTTGTCGCAATTTTCGTATCAGCCGAACAAAAAAAGCAACACTGAATGATTCAACTGCAAGGAGTGGACCAATCATTTGTGTAAAGAACTTCACCAATGCAAACACCAGGTTGTGATTTGGTGGTGAGCGGCAATTTTTGCTGAAGTCAAAGTAATCATGAAAACCAGGTGGTGTCAGTTTATCCCAAAAGAGTACATCGACGATTCCCATCAGAATACCATAGAGCCAAATCCCACCGATGATACAAATTATGCGCTTTCTGGATTGGATCCTCAGATACTTCGGATACTCTCTGGACAGAAGCAGAAATCGATCCATGCTTATTGCTACGATTGTTACCAATCCAGCAGTGAGAAACAGATTAATCATAAAATTGATCAGCATACATCCAGATTTGCCATATGGCCACATTTTCAAGGCAAGTTGAGGGAAATGGAAAATTTCAACCAGGCCTATCCCAAGGTCAGCGCATGCGAGGTTCAGAATCAATAAATAACCTGGTTTCTGTTGTAGAAGTGTTACTTTGAGGAAAGCAGCTATTGTGGCCATGTTGCCAATGAGAGTCGTGATGATTATAATGCCAATAGCAACTAAATACAGAATGTGTTGGCTACTACCCAGTTCCATTTTAAGATGATACCTGACTATTATATTAAAAAGGTATTCTCGAAGTGGGAAATCTGCTAACCCGGGCTGCTAACTATTGGAGCTTTCCACAAACAGGTAgctcttttcaaaatgttttgttttgaatgtGCTAACAGTTGCGACTGATGTGCTCCACAAAGTATTTGCTGCTATAAAATACTGGTCTTTGAGGTTGATTACAAGCTTTGCAACCCGCAGAGCCAATCTAAAACAATCTGCGTTACTGTTATGACCAATAGAAGAAGTAGATGTGCAAGCTGTGTCAACCTCTAAATAATTGTAGATCTCGTCAAAGTTCACAGATGTTGATGCTTCTCTGTGGTGATTACCACCACAAACCTGTCATGCCATGCCTATCAACGTAGTAAGATATATAGATGATTCAGCCGCAACATTTGATCAAAAGCTGAAGTGGTCCCCATATGCATGCTTCGTTCCAAGAATTTTGATTGggtagatttaaaaaaatcctgaGCCAATCAGACAACTTATGCATGCTCAATAGCAGAAATCAGCAAATAAGGGAAATTAGTGTTGTGAGAAATATACGGCATGCAGATTAGATCACCTGTATTAATGTTTAATATTAGAAATATTTGTTAATATTCTTTACCACTTTGGTTGAAACAAAATGTGACCATGACCAAGAATAAAAAAACAGTCAATTTAGGAATTTCCTTGAAATCTTATTTTTACtttcaataataatatttgtactttgatttattactgtatatttatttatacttCTTGTTCACAATGTATCTTTGTAAATGCAGGATCTACTTGGAAACCAGTGTTTTGACATTGAAGGAGTTTAATACCCTGGGTAtaagaaagttgaaataaataaataaataaataaataatctaaaaCGTCAAAAATATCCCTTTGTTGCATCGAATTCCTTTGTTATATTTACACAATGTGTTGACAAATAAGAATTGTAtataaaattagaaacaaaattttgttgaaaaagtTGATGAAGAGCAACATCTCCTCAGCGGTACAGAAAGGTCAGTAATTACATGACTGCAATGTCACTCACCCTTCCACTCACTCAGTTTACTCAGTTTAAGAAGAGACTAAATATGCTGAGGCTTTTTCCACCTAGTAAACTATCCTAACGATGCTTATGTTTTAACTGTGCTAATTCCACTCCAATTGTCTTGACTTGCCTATTGCCACAATGACAACCAGCAACTAATTCTGCACTCTGTCGATCGTGACAGAGGTCAACCCTTTTaatgtgttatgaccatcccaTACGCCACATGTGGATACATAGTATTATGAACATATtctatttttgatattaatattaatttatattaatatccgGCATATATTATGGACCAAGTTGCCGAGGAGAAACTGATTTACCAGTTGAACcaaagaccatttttggaccattatgtacataaggaccagtgattacactgacaaaatttcataaaacataacataacataacattcaaaaacttttttttttaacttacagcaaaatattataaaatattgttattttaaatgctgacgaaatatttggcaaaaaatatttgcaaaaatattttacaataacattttgacaacattttaaaatgttgttgtcttgtgtattttcatacaaaacatttttatgacctttaCATGCAAAGCCAGACATCTAATGTTATTAAAATTGTTTACCAACCACaccccaaaatatatataaaccattaaaaatgttttaaaagcattttgtgtttgctggggtgtgccgttttagcatgttttttgtctgcagccattttttgatcgaaCATTTTCCCTGCAGTTATCAGATGAAAGCATTACTTAGGTACCATCTAGTCAAATCTAACAACTAGTCAAATCAACTGTATTTGCATTTACTTAGTTTCAATGTTTATCTTGAAAACCATTTGTAAAAGTCACTGCCAGTTACACAGGACACGTTTGTAAAACTTGCGTATCTTGATCATGATACAGAAACGGATTAATGCAGGAGTTGAGGTAAATCACATAGGAGAGTTGGTCACGATGGTATGCAGTATTACACTGGGGGCAAAAGGTGGCAACGAGAGCATACAATACAAATGGCAGTGTGCAGATGTTGACAACCAATACGATAGCACCAAGTACTATGGCTGCCTTCTTGTAGCGCTTGTTGGGATCAGCGTCAGCCCTAGGTATAGCTGCTCCATGAGCCATTGGTACAGCAGAGCTACCACTTGGTCCTGTAGCAGAACtacttgaaaaattaataaacaaatttcttgggccaaacaattttttttgttacgttgacgaaaaaatttgggccaaaaaaacccgttttggggattttctccaaaaatgagcattttggcccaaattggatctcacagatgaattcaccaagtcatttccattctaaaaatgtatatttttatattctttagactaataatttagcagttatgaggcccgaaagttttcataattccagggttcagaccaacctttagACAGGCTTTGAAACCCTTTCAAATCTAAAACAATCTGTGTTGCTATTATGACCAATAGAAGAAGTAGCTGTGCAAGACTCATAGGTCTGCTGTGTTCAGGAGCTGAGGACTTGCACAGTAACTACTACAGACCTCGTAAACGTCAAGCAACTTTCACATATATCGCAGTGATGACAGAGGCAAAAAGTTAACCCTATTTTTCTCAAATCATCTGTGCGTGTAAGTAGGGAGCTAGCTGTTTCACAAAGATCCGAGAACTCAATCTAAAAATTGCATATCTTAATATatcaaagttgttttttttttgttttttttgtcattgtgtTTTTATTGAAAAAGCAAACCACAAACACATGATTGGAAAAAATTAGAACAAGTATACATAAATCATTAAACATCAATCAAATCACAAATTGacatcaaacaaacacaaaagttCTGTGACCAAACATATCGGATTGAACCATGCGAACATACATTTACCTGCCACCACAAAAGTGGGCATActtaaattacatgtacatgtacaggaagAGCATGTAAAAGGTGATTTATAAACAGCACATTTACAACCAAAAAGTGAAATCAAAAATCAACACTCCATTTACGGAAGTGTTGAGATAGTTTCCCTTTTTTCAAAGCAATTTGATACTCAATCTTACGTTTGATAATGATAAAGGATTTAAGACCACTAAACGAGGGAGAGACATTTTGGAATTtacatttgtaaataaaaaatttgtAGCATAAAAATAAGACTGTCCAAAAGGGTTCATCCGGTACACCAAACATTACATCAATCTGGTTGAAATTGTAGTCAGAATGCAGTTTCATATTAATAAAATTTTGAAGAGCCTGCCAAATGGGATTTACTTTTTCACAatcacaaaatatatgtaaaatggTCTCAGGATATTTATCACATAAGGAACATAGAGGTGAATCCTTTCTCCCAATTTTATGAAGGAACTTATTAAGTGCAATAGCCCGAtgaaaaactttgaaataaaatgcTCTTAATTGTGTCTCAATGGTACAAGAAAAATTACGAGAGTGAATATTTTCCCACTCCCAATCCATAGCCTC
It contains:
- the LOC140144173 gene encoding beta-3 adrenergic receptor-like is translated as MATIAAFLKVTLLQQKPGYLLILNLACADLGIGLVEIFHFPQLALKMWPYGKSGCMLINFMINLFLTAGLVTIVAISMDRFLLLSREYPKYLRIQSRKRIICIIGGIWLYGILMGIVDVLFWDKLTPPGFHDYFDFSKNCRSPPNHNLVFALVKFFTQMIGPLLAVESFSVAFFVRLIRKLRQPMVHPMSNTSMASQNPSSSRSAAGPSGSSTGPMAHGAAIPRPDADPNKRYKKAAIVLGAIVLVVNICTLPFVLYAFITPFCTQCNKAYHRDQLAYVMYLNSCINPFLYAATMIKIRKFYKRVLCNSR